AAACCCGAGGAGGAAggcaagaaaagaaaaatgaaaatttgGGTGCTGGAAGTTCAAGAAGGCAAAAAAATATGCAAGTGATGACTGGAAAAATGTAAATGCACTcaagttttggttgtttgttgtgcCACTGAACAAAAAACAAGAAGGAACTATGATTGTTCATGCATGATAGCACGTTTGCTACTGTTTTAAGACTGTTTTAGGAAATGCATAAGTTATAAATTTCAGTTGTACTAGTAGACTGGTAGACAAAAACCAGGGAAAAAATTGCTTTAGTGTTGGGGTAGCAACACTGACCTTAACACAGTAGGTTCCTTGAAATTTTTTCATCCACTTTTTCGCTTGCGGTGTAGAAGTAGATTCCGTGTGCCAAAGAATTTTGAAATCCTGCACCAAAGAAATGTTGGGGGGAAATGATAGAAACAAAAGAACAAGGGCAAAAAAATGTTCTCGTTAGTGCCGCTATAGACGacataattttttttagaaaaagagggaTACTGAAAATAATCAGACTTAAAAGCATAAAACAAATTAGAAAAAGAACACTCTAAAACCGATGTTTCAATATTGATCTGAAAACAAAATGGGACATTCCAAATTTTTTTCTGGTTAATGACCAGTTTCTACGACACTGCTATACAACTTGGATTTGCtttcaaatgaaaaagaaaaaaaacatatcGTTCCTCCATGTACATCGGACACTTTGTGATGTTGTTTAACTTTTGTGATTGTTTTTGATCATCTTGCTAAAGTCCTTTATTGTAGTATTCCTCCATCCATTACAGAGAATGTTGCAGTTGGTTGGCCTCCTTGACCTTCTGAAGAAGTACAAAAAAAAAGAACTAGTTAGTAACCTGAAAATGACATACAATAACAAAAGGAACTTTGTTTACAGTGGCAAACGCAAAAAAAATACACAAAAACTGGAAAGACAGGAGAAAAAGATAAACAATTTTGTATCACAAGTCATTGCTAAAAAAAGCAGAAAAACTTTGCTTCAATGGAAGAAGTAAAAACATACCAATTTACCATGCGAAGTTCTTGACGAGTATTTTGCCTTGATCCTCTGTGTTGTGAATACTAAATAGAATGTCAACAGCGAATCTGACCCTTGCGTTTGCTACGTCGTTCATTGTGAACTGTCGCTGCATAGGATTTCGCGAAGCCCAAGTTTGCATCCAGTTAAGAGCAAAAATCCCACAAGCGTCgctgtttttttgcagaaaatttAACAACAAAAATTAAAGAAAATATCAAAAAGTAAAATGAAAAAACAGTAGTTTCTGAATTTATATTTACACAAATTAGCTTATTTTTACCTTCCGATTTGCTTTGGCATGTTTCGGTACTCTACACCAAACTTTCTGAAACTCATTCCTCTCAGATTAGAATCTTCCCATGTTTTTATGAAATTGTTTATCTAGAGACAATTGAAAAATGAATATGTTTAAGAACACAAAAATGAATGGGCGTTGCATTACCAACTTAATttaaaaaataacagaaaaagaaaagattaGAAAAACTGTTTTAACCATCAAATCTCTGATCCCGATGTGGAATGGTGTGTTCCCTTCATAATATGAATCTAGGAAGACAAACTTTCTTGCTATAATGTCAACAACGAACAAGAACCAGTGCTCATCATGTACTGACGGAAAGAAGATCTGCATTTTTTGGACACACAATTTGATTGCAAAAATTTAAAAACAAAGgataataaaaaccaaaaaaataaaaaaattaatatagTTTGGTGTAATGAAGCATACACGATCACTTTTGTGTAGAGGCAATGCTTTCCCAGCTCCATTGAAGCTTCTAAGTGTTTTTCTCTTCATTTCCCTCCTTCCTTCTTCAGATTTCCAATTTTCAAGAAAATAATCCTGATTTGTGAAAAAGAACGAAATTTAATTATTGATCTTCCACCCAAGATGTCCAGTAAAGTGTTGTACAAAAAAACCCTATGTAGAAAATATGTTGAATTGTGCTTGGATATGAATTTTCTTTGTACTTACACCTAGTGTAGTGAAGAAGTAGTGTGTTTTTGATCTCCTTGGATGATTCTCTCGAAAGAGCATCCGACAGAAAACGTTGAAAACATATGCTTCCACGTGACCACTCACACCAAATGAATCGCCAAGTTGTCCAAGGAAAAGGCTTGTTTTGTCAATCAACACAGCCACTTTGCTGCAAGTGGTTGAGAACCAGTATTGTTAGTGAAGGCAACAAAAAATATCAGAAACCATTTAATCACGGGAAAAAAAGTGGAAAATCTAAGTGTAGAAAAAAAACCTTCTGTGAGGTTCAACTTTGCTTAGTGCCACTATGCCCCTGTGTAGCTCTATCTCATGTGGCTGAAGAGATCCTCTCTCGTTGTGATCATATGGTGAGGAGAGCCACTTGCTTGGGTGTGTTATCCTTTTTGGAGGCAAATTCTCTTTACCACTTGATGAAGTGCCTAATGATAGCTTCGTGTTGTATAAATTGTCCGCCGTGTTTACCATACTAGAGCATGAACCATTGAATGATCTTTCCCCCAAAACTTGAACATCCGGAGACACCTACAAAAAATCATAAACACACACAATTTATGGTTAGTTTGTGTGACAGCAAAAAAAGATGATGCTGCAGAGAAGTAGGTGTCAAAAAGAGCTACATAAAAAAGAAAGTTGTTCAACAAATTTACATGTAGGTAGTCACTTACAGGGATTGGTTGGTGTTTagtgccttgttcatcattttcatcaaacTCATCTGAAAAAAGCCTCTTCCCTAAAATTGTTGTTGTTGAATATCTCTGCAAAGTGGCAAATAATGTTGAGAGGACGTGTTCAGCAATCAATCAAAAAAGAAACCAAAAACACGCTTTTAGAGGGCAGACTCACACACATTTAAAAAAGAGAGCAGAATTtataaaaaaaaagtaaaaaaagaggAAATAAGAACATAAGCAACATAACAAAAAAATGATGATACCTTCTTGTGCTTTTGTGTAGGACTTTCAGCGTTCTCATTGTTCCATTTGCCCATTGGGGAGTAGCATGTTGTTGCTCTGTCCCAAGTGTGTGACATGCGTGCAACAGGCGATGtctgaaaaaaaatgttttgttGTATATTATAATGAAACACAGGAAACTACTAAGgagattagaaaacagaaaaagagcaAGCGAGAAACGAagatattttttttggaaaaaaagacATACCGAGTTGATGATGCTATCCTTTTCTTCAAACTGTGGAAGAAAGTCTCTGTACTTGCAAATGCCTGTGGACACGGGTTGTCTCTGCGCACACTGTATGGAGGAATCTCCTTGCACTTCTTGCTCATCCTTGCTTGCATTGCATGGATATTTTTTCTTTGCTTCCTACAATTGTAGAAATATAATTGGGTGTGTAAGAAAAATGACAACTAAAAAAGGCAATAGGGGCTATGGAGAAACAATTACCTCTATTTGAGAATTATATTCTTCCGAGTTCATCTCTAATGGGCGCCACAATTCTGGCTCTACTATTTGATTCCCACAATCATCATGGTCTGGGAGAATTCTGCAGCTAGGTGTCGCATCATCTGTGAAGAAGTACTTTTGCCTTGCAATATCTAATGGATGCAAAGTGTCCTGTAACTCTTTGACATGTTGTTGCTTATCGTCTATCCCGTTGTCAtgtaaaagaagaagaaaaaggaaaaaaggcacAAAACAATGAGAAAATCACTGCCAGCAAAAGCatgcaaaaaaagacaaaaaatattGTCTGATCAATAATAGAAAAATGAAAAAATGTAGGCAGTACTGTTTGATAGTGCTATGTTGATATCTATATCAAGTTCAACGCGCTTCTTGTAATCGCTGACATTATTCGTAGTGTTTTGATCTGAAACAAATGAACAAAAACACAAGTAAATGAAGAAACAAAGCAAGTCAAAATTTTTTAGAAAAACAAGAAACACGTGCTCAGGAGTGCTTCTTGTAATTCTGAAATGTGTGAAAGTTTTTCCCTGGAAAAACACCTTTGTCAATGTTGTTTTGATGTTCCACACATTCAAAAACCACTGCTTGCTTCTCATTTCGTTGCTCCATGGTACTAGTGTCTATGCAATGCTATGTTCATAGAAGAAACACAGGTTCAGTTGGTCTATACAAAAAAAGAACAGACAGAACAACGTCTTTGAATGATGACACTAAGACAAACGTCAAATGAATTCCTCAGGGGGTGTACCTGTGTTTTATTGTTGTTAACAGTATTATGTTCTAACCTTGTGAATGTTGTCTGTACATCTCTGGTGGATACTTCCTTTGAATTGTTAACTTGTGTTGTGCTCATCACTGCTTTTGCCAATCTAGCTGATAATAGCATGTAGTTCAGTCTAGAGCTTTTCTGTGGTGCTTCTATTTCAATAGGACAAGCATTGACACTGCGCTCGAGGATGTTGCTATGTCCATCCAACATATTTGTGTCTTGGTTGTGTTTAGCAGGGCCAACCTTGTTCATGCTTTCTCCCTGCAACACAACAAAAAAATTGAAGTGGTTGGTGTCAGAGTTATATGCACCAagctaaaaaagaaaaaaatgtgttgACAAAAAAGAAACATCCTTACTTGTTGTTGCAGTGCAATGCATTCAGCACGCACCGGTTGTCCAACTATATGTGTACATCCTTTACCAATTTCAGAATTTACTTCCTGGCAAATTAGTTTACAGAGTTGCATGTTAAAtaacaaaaaattaagaaaaaaggATAAAAAATGTTAGATCTTCGGTTTTTATATGAAACTAACCATTTCATCTTGATGTTTGTGCTCATTTATAGGACCATTCCATGGTACTGGTTGCAATTCAGCTTTGACTCCTTGTGTGTCAACTTCAGGTGTGCTTTGCTGGAGGTGTGACCATGGGCATAGTCATAAATTTGGTACAGAAAAAAAATGAACTGAAAATTACACACGAAAAATGTGGATTTAAAAAGACTAAAAAATAAGAACAAAAATACCTTTATTTTATCTTGCAACAATACATCCTTACTTGTTGAAGTTATTGACTGCTGTGTACTCGTCTTCATTCTCTTCTTCCTGCCTCTTCGATCTCCCACAAATATAGTGGGGGTCTTATTACAGAAAACACAACATGAATTAGAACAAGAAAAAATGCTGTAATAACATACCACTGCCAATTTCAATCCCATTAGAATCAACTCTAATAGTACTGCCAGACCAATTATCTTTGTCGGATGTCAAGTACAAGTGCTCGGATGACTCTAACTTCTCTGTATGTTGAGAGCCATTAAAAGAAGAAGAGACAATGTTCAAAGTATCCAGCAACACTTGTTTTGCTATCAGACAAGTGGTCAGGTTTTGATCTTTTACACGCTCCTGGAAATTGAGGAATATATCTTCTTTGATCTAACAAGCAgaaaaaaattccacaaaaataaatcaaaaaaaatataaaaaggggaAACCAAAATAGCTTAAATTGACTGTTGAAATTGCTCTCTCAACCAACTCTCATGCATTTTACCTTATCTGAAAAAGAGTTGCCTAAGACCCTTTGTAGAGCTTTTTGGATGTTTGAGTTCTTGGCGGTGCTTGCCCATGCACCGTCAGTTTCTGCATAGCAAGTTTCTGCCTCATCTTTTATCTgacaaaaaaatggaaaacaatAAACAAACATAAAAAAGGAGTAGATGTAAGAAACCAAAAAGATACGCATAAAACAGAGGCAAAAAAATAGCAGAGTATGATAATTACTTGAAGAGCTCCATATAATCCATCTTTCCCAATTAGCATATCACTGAAATGTTTAATGCTTTGTCCTTTCCAAAAACAAACCCTGGGTAGTGCTGGTGGAATTGTTATTGATCCAAAATTGTTGAAGTCTAGACACCGAACCTGCAAAATAAACAACAAAAATACAAATGCAGCCTTGAGAATGTTTGATGAGAACACAGTGCTCATAAAATAAAATCAAATTAACAAAAAGTTTCATAAAAACAAAAAGAAGGCGCATACTGCTAGCTGATAAATGCAGCCTCCCAAAGTGGTTGTTATCCGTTTCTGCTTCAGCTTGTCTGTTTGGTACTTCTTGACATAGGCGATATTCCATGTATGGACAAAAGAGCACCAATCAAGATCTTTTGACTTTGACACATCCACAAGTGCTCCCAAATATTTGGTGCTTGGCTTTGTGTTGGATGTGGGACACAGGAAGGTTGCTAGTGCGACAGTCAAGAAGCAGCGAAGATAAACGTCGTCAGGCAGCTCTTCATTTATAATCTTGTTCCCGAAGAAACTTATGGATGGAAGATCTGTTAGCCCAAACAGTGATAGAAACTCCGCTTTGCCAAACTCCTCGTCTAGCACTGTGATCTTTGTTCTGCCTGCTGGTATACCAAGAACTAATGATACGGCTTCAGGGTTGAGAGGAATTGATTTCCCACCAAGTACAATTGCTTCATCTTTTGTGGATATGTTGTCCGCGACCCACTGTGCGAATGGCCGTGGAACATAACAATCATCTAGCTCAAGCAAGTATCCAAAACCACCGTTCCTAACAACCTCCATCCTATGATTGCTTTTGCACACAACATCAACAATCTTTGCGAAATATCCAATGCTAAATCTGCTGTATGCAGTTGCTCTTTCTTTGTTAATGTGTCGTTTGGGTTTTCCTTCCTCTGGCCTTCTCCTCTGGAAATGGGGATAAGAAGTATTATTCTCTAGAAAAAAAATTGGTTATGGCTCACAGAAGTTACAAAAATGAAAAAACAACGAAAAAGCATACCTTGTTCCTTTTCTCTTTCAAAGCACTCCTTTCCTGCTTCCTCTCTTGTCTTTCATCTAACTGTACAAATAAATGGAAAGTTTCTGTCGGAAAATTGAACTTTCAAAAAACGACACACAAAAATAAAAATTAGCTTCTACTAGTTCAAAGCATAATTACAATTCTTCTCAAGCCGTCAAACAGCATGCCGTCAGATGCGTCTGTTTCTGTCAGATCCACTATACTTTGTTCATGTTTGTCATTCATGATGTCATCCCCTGAATCATGTTCTTGGCTACTGTTGTTTGTCTCCAAAAGGTCAGGATTTGTATCTTTGCTTAAAAGCTCCTGTTTAAGATAAAACAAACATTTAGACAAAAAATGCATGAGCAGCAGCaaaaaaaatgcataaaaaaacaGTCTCTAGTAGACATAGTGTGAAAATGGAACACCAAACCAGAACATGAGCAGCCAGCGAAAAAACTCCAAGTTTGTTAATTGTGTACATTCGAATATACTGTCTACATAGCAATAAGCTGAAGGAAAAACATAAACATACTTGTAGACACTCTTATATGTCATTGAGGCACACTCAGCTTCACTCAGGCAACTTGAGTTTTTGTGTATATTAAAAAGAGAATTGTCATACATTCAGATCCATTGGGT
This region of Triticum aestivum cultivar Chinese Spring chromosome 2D, IWGSC CS RefSeq v2.1, whole genome shotgun sequence genomic DNA includes:
- the LOC123053074 gene encoding uncharacterized protein isoform X1 is translated as MACDVAADEPPAIPTALDMAPAVCPVQEPRATDNSPAVCTVRELRAGDAPSAMGRGPDLCAGDTEHAAHDRELLSKDTNPDLLETNNSSQEHDSGDDIMNDKHEQSIVDLTETDASDGMLFDGLRRILDERQERKQERSALKEKRNKRRRPEEGKPKRHINKERATAYSRFSIGYFAKIVDVVCKSNHRMEVVRNGGFGYLLELDDCYVPRPFAQWVADNISTKDEAIVLGGKSIPLNPEAVSLVLGIPAGRTKITVLDEEFGKAEFLSLFGLTDLPSISFFGNKIINEELPDDVYLRCFLTVALATFLCPTSNTKPSTKYLGALVDVSKSKDLDWCSFVHTWNIAYVKKYQTDKLKQKRITTTLGGCIYQLAVRCLDFNNFGSITIPPALPRVCFWKGQSIKHFSDMLIGKDGLYGALQIKDEAETCYAETDGAWASTAKNSNIQKALQRVLGNSFSDKIKEDIFLNFQERVKDQNLTTCLIAKQVLLDTLNIVSSSFNGSQHTEKLESSEHLYLTSDKDNWSGSTIRVDSNGIEIGSDRRGRKKRMKTSTQQSITSTSKDVLLQDKIKQSTPEVDTQGVKAELQPVPWNGPINEHKHQDEMEVNSEIGKGCTHIVGQPVRAECIALQQQGESMNKVGPAKHNQDTNMLDGHSNILERSVNACPIEIEAPQKSSRLNYMLLSARLAKAVMSTTQVNNSKEVSTRDVQTTFTRLEHNTVNNNKTQHCIDTSTMEQRNEKQAVVFECVEHQNNIDKDQNTTNNVSDYKKRVELDIDINIALSNNDKQQHVKELQDTLHPLDIARQKYFFTDDATPSCRILPDHDDCGNQIVEPELWRPLEMNSEEYNSQIEEAKKKYPCNASKDEQEVQGDSSIQCAQRQPVSTGICKYRDFLPQFEEKDSIINSTSPVARMSHTWDRATTCYSPMGKWNNENAESPTQKHKKRYSTTTILGKRLFSDEFDENDEQGTKHQPIPVSPDVQVLGERSFNGSCSSMVNTADNLYNTKLSLGTSSSGKENLPPKRITHPSKWLSSPYDHNERGSLQPHEIELHRGIVALSKVEPHRSKVAVLIDKTSLFLGQLGDSFGVSGHVEAYVFNVFCRMLFRENHPRRSKTHYFFTTLGDYFLENWKSEEGRREMKRKTLRSFNGAGKALPLHKSDRIFFPSVHDEHWFLFVVDIIARKFVFLDSYYEGNTPFHIGIRDLMINNFIKTWEDSNLRGMSFRKFGVEYRNMPKQIGSDACGIFALNWMQTWASRNPMQRQFTMNDVANARVRFAVDILFSIHNTEDQGKILVKNFAW
- the LOC123053074 gene encoding uncharacterized protein isoform X2 — its product is MNDKHEQSIVDLTETDASDGMLFDGLRRILDERQERKQERSALKEKRNKRRRPEEGKPKRHINKERATAYSRFSIGYFAKIVDVVCKSNHRMEVVRNGGFGYLLELDDCYVPRPFAQWVADNISTKDEAIVLGGKSIPLNPEAVSLVLGIPAGRTKITVLDEEFGKAEFLSLFGLTDLPSISFFGNKIINEELPDDVYLRCFLTVALATFLCPTSNTKPSTKYLGALVDVSKSKDLDWCSFVHTWNIAYVKKYQTDKLKQKRITTTLGGCIYQLAVRCLDFNNFGSITIPPALPRVCFWKGQSIKHFSDMLIGKDGLYGALQIKDEAETCYAETDGAWASTAKNSNIQKALQRVLGNSFSDKIKEDIFLNFQERVKDQNLTTCLIAKQVLLDTLNIVSSSFNGSQHTEKLESSEHLYLTSDKDNWSGSTIRVDSNGIEIGSDRRGRKKRMKTSTQQSITSTSKDVLLQDKIKQSTPEVDTQGVKAELQPVPWNGPINEHKHQDEMEVNSEIGKGCTHIVGQPVRAECIALQQQGESMNKVGPAKHNQDTNMLDGHSNILERSVNACPIEIEAPQKSSRLNYMLLSARLAKAVMSTTQVNNSKEVSTRDVQTTFTRLEHNTVNNNKTQHCIDTSTMEQRNEKQAVVFECVEHQNNIDKDQNTTNNVSDYKKRVELDIDINIALSNNDKQQHVKELQDTLHPLDIARQKYFFTDDATPSCRILPDHDDCGNQIVEPELWRPLEMNSEEYNSQIEEAKKKYPCNASKDEQEVQGDSSIQCAQRQPVSTGICKYRDFLPQFEEKDSIINSTSPVARMSHTWDRATTCYSPMGKWNNENAESPTQKHKKRYSTTTILGKRLFSDEFDENDEQGTKHQPIPVSPDVQVLGERSFNGSCSSMVNTADNLYNTKLSLGTSSSGKENLPPKRITHPSKWLSSPYDHNERGSLQPHEIELHRGIVALSKVEPHRSKVAVLIDKTSLFLGQLGDSFGVSGHVEAYVFNVFCRMLFRENHPRRSKTHYFFTTLGDYFLENWKSEEGRREMKRKTLRSFNGAGKALPLHKSDRIFFPSVHDEHWFLFVVDIIARKFVFLDSYYEGNTPFHIGIRDLMINNFIKTWEDSNLRGMSFRKFGVEYRNMPKQIGSDACGIFALNWMQTWASRNPMQRQFTMNDVANARVRFAVDILFSIHNTEDQGKILVKNFAW